Proteins found in one bacterium genomic segment:
- a CDS encoding iron-sulfur cluster assembly accessory protein, which produces MSQGSVTLFDATKPKSAEGIRVTPVAEAKVKEILEAEGKAGHGLRVAVTAGGCSGHSYGLYFEEAAAADDKIFEADGFQVFVDPQSLALLSGVVVDFVDTIQGAGFKIENPNAAAACGCGKSFTT; this is translated from the coding sequence ATGTCGCAAGGCAGTGTCACCCTGTTCGATGCCACGAAACCCAAATCCGCCGAGGGAATCCGCGTCACGCCGGTGGCCGAGGCCAAGGTCAAGGAAATTTTGGAGGCCGAGGGCAAGGCGGGCCACGGCCTGCGCGTCGCCGTTACGGCGGGGGGGTGTTCCGGCCACAGCTACGGCCTCTATTTCGAGGAAGCGGCCGCGGCCGACGACAAGATTTTCGAAGCCGACGGTTTTCAGGTCTTCGTCGACCCCCAGAGCCTCGCGCTGCTGAGCGGAGTGGTGGTTGATTTTGTGGACACCATTCAGGGCGCCGGATTCAAGATCGAAAATCCGAACGCCGCGGCGGCCTGCGGCTGCGGAAAATCCTTCACCACCTGA